Proteins from a genomic interval of Schistosoma mansoni strain Puerto Rico chromosome 6, complete genome:
- a CDS encoding transformer-2-related, with translation MAYDMISYSNRDSGRDYRNGSRHAEHAYENSVSRKRYRDVPFQSRMPFENDLKDREYDYYNPNKEYVSPSKELRRSKHDMEKFRQDPRYSRDSNTSPVPRKRSKMDSRVESSPPKPSRVLGAFGLSMRTEERHLYDIMKKYGEIEEIKLVQDNLSGRSRGFAFIYFRSIECARAARAACARGLELHDRIVRIDYSYTERPHNPTPGIYMGKEKRLNHGVSGRRSNFAEHQRSTYGDRSSRSRPSQRVSRRSTGERPDRYHQSPEENSRPRNSLAYNSNSRSRIVRTNNGVQQSRSRQPRSNVIRNAYNMRRQPKNEFASMNYSSTTH, from the exons ATGGCCTACGACATGATATCATATTCGAATCGAGATAGTGGACGGGACTACCGTAACGGTTCTCGCCATGCTGAGCATGC ATATGAAAATTCTGTTTCAAGAAAACGCTATCGGGATGTTCCATTCCAGTCACGAATGCCTTTCGAAAATGACTTAAAAGATAGGGAATATGACTACTACAATCCAAACAAGGAATATGTTTCCCCCAGTAAAGAACTTCGACGTAGTAAACATGATATGGAGAAGTTTCGCCAAGACCCGCGGTACAGTCGTGATTCAAACACTAGTCCTGTCCCGAGAAAACGTAGTAAAATGGATAGTCGAGTCGAATCATCTCCTCCCAAACCATCTCGTGTACTTGGTGCTTTTGGATTGTCCATGCGCACCGAGGAACGGCATTTGTACGACATAATGAAAAAATACGGCGAAATAGAGGAAATAAAACTTGTTCAAGATAATTTATCTG GGCGTTCACGTGGTTTCGCATTTATATATTTTCGGTCTATTGAATGTGCTCGTGCAGCGCGCGCTGCATGCGCTCGAGGCTTGGAACTACATGATCGTATTGTTCGCATTGATTACAGCTACACTGAGCGACCACACAATCCTACACCTGGAATATATATGGGCAAAGAAAAACG ACTAAATCATGGCGTATCTGGACGCCGGTCGAACTTTGCAGAGCACCAGAGATCTACGTACGGGGATAGAAGTTCCAGATCACGTCCTTCTCAAAGAGTATCTCGACGTTCAACAGGTGAGCGACCTGATCGTTACCATCAGTCCCCAGAGGAAAACAGCCGACCTCGTAATTCGTTAGCATACAATTCAAATAGCCGTAGTCGCATAGTGAGAACAAACAATGGTGTCCAACAAAGTCGTTCTCGTCAACCACGTTCTAATGTGATTCGTAATGCGTATAACATGCGACGCCAACCTAAAAATGAGTTTGCGTCTATGAACTACAGCTCTACAACACACTGA